From Solwaraspora sp. WMMD1047, the proteins below share one genomic window:
- a CDS encoding MBL fold metallo-hydrolase, whose amino-acid sequence MLVAGFPADAFGTNCYVVATAPGEQCLVVDPGIGVLDRLDDLLAEHRLQPAAVLLTHGHLDHTFSVAPVCGARGITAYVHPGDREMLADPSKALSADLTALFGGRLPYAEPDDVAELTDGATLALAGLEITVDHAPGHTGGSVLFRLPGHDVRRLGAAAGPTPEGAEQLCLSGDVLFAGSIGRTDLPGGSMPAMLASLRDKVLPLADETIVLPGHGPATTIGRERATNPYLREVAAAGGAHTGAPARGL is encoded by the coding sequence ATGCTGGTCGCCGGCTTTCCCGCGGACGCGTTCGGCACCAACTGTTATGTGGTCGCCACCGCGCCGGGCGAGCAGTGCCTGGTGGTCGACCCGGGCATCGGGGTGCTCGACCGGCTCGACGACCTGCTCGCCGAGCACCGCCTGCAGCCGGCCGCCGTCCTGCTGACCCACGGCCACCTCGACCACACCTTCTCCGTGGCGCCGGTCTGCGGAGCGCGGGGGATCACCGCGTACGTGCATCCGGGCGACCGGGAGATGCTGGCCGATCCGAGCAAGGCGCTCTCCGCCGACCTGACCGCGCTCTTCGGGGGCCGGCTGCCCTACGCCGAGCCCGACGACGTGGCCGAGCTGACCGACGGCGCCACCCTCGCGCTGGCCGGCCTGGAGATCACCGTCGATCACGCGCCGGGGCACACCGGTGGGTCGGTGCTGTTCCGGCTGCCGGGTCACGACGTCCGCCGGCTCGGCGCGGCCGCGGGCCCGACGCCGGAGGGCGCCGAGCAGCTCTGCCTCTCCGGGGACGTGCTGTTCGCCGGCTCGATCGGCCGCACCGACCTGCCCGGCGGCAGCATGCCGGCGATGCTGGCCAGCCTCCGGGACAAGGTCCTTCCGCTGGCCGACGAGACCATCGTGCTGCCCGGCCACGGCCCGGCCACCACCATCGGCCGGGAACGCGCCACCAACCCGTACCTGCGGGAGGTCGCGGCGGCCGGCGGCGCCCATACCGGAGCGCCCGCGCGCGGCCTGTGA
- the urtB gene encoding urea ABC transporter permease subunit UrtB, protein MATLNQLVIGASMGAVLLLIALGLTFTFGQMGVINMAHGEFIMAGAYTAYLLQGVFGAQAVPAALPVAFLVGGLMGLILERLVIRRFYGRPLDTLLLTFGVSLVLQQLARDIFGAPNVQVTAPGWLTGGFDLGGVRVPYNRVFIVVLAAGSVVAIWAYLAKMRHGRRMRAVMQNRQLAAVTGVATDRVDQLTFFIGSGLAGVAGVALTLIGPVGPSLGTYYIVDAFLVVVAGGLGQLRGAVLAAIALGVLNSYVEFWTDASLAKVVVFAVIVAFLQVRPQGMFVLRSRALT, encoded by the coding sequence ATGGCGACACTCAACCAACTGGTCATCGGCGCGAGCATGGGAGCGGTGCTGCTCCTGATCGCGCTCGGGCTGACCTTCACCTTCGGCCAGATGGGGGTCATCAACATGGCCCACGGAGAGTTCATCATGGCCGGCGCCTACACCGCGTACCTGCTGCAGGGCGTGTTCGGGGCGCAGGCCGTCCCGGCCGCCCTGCCGGTCGCGTTTCTCGTCGGCGGTCTGATGGGGCTGATCCTGGAGCGGCTCGTGATCCGCCGCTTCTACGGCCGGCCCCTGGACACGTTACTGCTCACCTTCGGCGTGAGCCTGGTCCTGCAACAGCTCGCCCGGGACATCTTCGGTGCCCCGAACGTCCAGGTCACCGCCCCGGGCTGGCTGACCGGCGGGTTCGACCTGGGCGGCGTGCGGGTGCCGTACAACCGGGTCTTCATCGTGGTGCTCGCCGCCGGCAGCGTGGTCGCCATCTGGGCCTACCTGGCCAAGATGCGGCACGGCCGGCGGATGCGGGCGGTGATGCAGAACCGGCAGCTCGCCGCCGTCACCGGGGTGGCCACCGACCGGGTGGACCAGCTCACCTTCTTCATCGGCTCGGGCCTGGCCGGGGTCGCCGGCGTCGCGTTGACGCTGATCGGCCCGGTCGGCCCGTCGCTTGGCACCTACTACATCGTGGACGCCTTCCTGGTGGTGGTGGCCGGCGGGCTCGGCCAGCTGCGGGGCGCGGTGCTGGCCGCGATCGCGCTCGGCGTCCTGAACAGCTACGTCGAATTCTGGACCGATGCCAGCCTCGCGAAGGTGGTGGTCTTCGCCGTGATCGTCGCGTTCCTCCAGGTGCGGCCGCAGGGCATGTTCGTCCTGCGCAGTCGGGCCCTGACATGA
- the urtC gene encoding urea ABC transporter permease subunit UrtC, which produces MTGPSAAPAAAPDTAARTGRRPALRPGPVSYLVVGILLLGVAPLALSAFRLDLLAKYLCYAIVAVGIYLAWGRGGMLTLGQGVFFGLGGYAMGMHLKLTDAGPGNLPDFMVWSGVETLPALWEPFRNPVFALAMVVVLPTVVAVLLGILVFRQRVRGAYFAVLSQALAAAFVILLVGQQGLTGGTNGLTNVQFFFGLDLYEPAQKRIVYFIVVVALGLVVLAAWQLTHSRFGKLLVAIRDGEDRVRFLGYDPAVVKTIVYAVSAAMAGIAGALFVPVVGILGPADLGVVPSIEMLVAVAIGGRFSLAGAVAGAILFNYGSTTLSEQFPSGWLYLLGGLFIAVMMWAPRGLAGLFTDGAAALRHRFGDRGRPGLPASVGGPPGTPAGAAQPAAQAAADPDDRTAGPAAAPSAAASDSVTVGEGR; this is translated from the coding sequence ATGACCGGGCCATCGGCGGCGCCCGCCGCCGCACCCGACACCGCCGCCCGGACCGGCCGCCGGCCGGCGCTGCGTCCCGGGCCGGTCTCCTACCTCGTGGTGGGCATCCTGCTGCTCGGGGTCGCCCCGCTGGCGCTCAGCGCGTTCCGGCTGGACCTGCTCGCCAAGTACCTCTGCTACGCGATCGTCGCGGTCGGCATCTACCTGGCCTGGGGACGCGGCGGCATGCTCACCCTCGGCCAGGGGGTCTTCTTCGGCCTCGGCGGCTACGCGATGGGCATGCACCTCAAGCTGACCGACGCCGGGCCGGGCAACCTGCCCGACTTCATGGTGTGGAGCGGCGTCGAGACGCTGCCGGCGCTCTGGGAGCCGTTCCGCAACCCGGTCTTCGCTCTGGCGATGGTGGTGGTGCTGCCGACCGTGGTCGCGGTGCTGCTCGGCATCCTGGTCTTCCGGCAGCGGGTGCGGGGCGCGTACTTCGCGGTGCTGTCGCAGGCGCTGGCCGCCGCCTTCGTCATCCTGCTGGTCGGCCAGCAGGGCCTGACCGGTGGCACCAACGGCCTGACCAACGTGCAGTTCTTCTTCGGGCTGGACCTCTACGAGCCGGCCCAGAAGCGGATCGTCTACTTCATCGTGGTGGTCGCGCTCGGCCTGGTGGTGCTGGCCGCCTGGCAGCTCACCCACAGCCGGTTCGGCAAGCTGCTGGTCGCCATCCGCGACGGCGAGGACCGGGTCCGCTTCCTCGGCTACGACCCGGCCGTGGTCAAGACCATCGTGTACGCCGTGTCGGCCGCGATGGCCGGCATCGCCGGTGCCCTCTTCGTGCCGGTGGTCGGCATCCTCGGCCCGGCCGACCTCGGCGTGGTGCCGTCCATCGAGATGCTGGTGGCGGTCGCCATCGGTGGCCGGTTCTCGCTGGCCGGCGCGGTCGCCGGGGCGATCCTGTTCAACTACGGCAGCACCACGCTCAGCGAACAGTTCCCGTCCGGCTGGCTCTACCTGCTCGGCGGGCTCTTCATCGCGGTGATGATGTGGGCGCCGCGCGGCCTGGCCGGGCTCTTCACCGACGGCGCGGCGGCGCTGCGCCACCGGTTCGGTGACCGGGGCCGGCCGGGGCTGCCGGCATCGGTCGGCGGTCCGCCCGGCACCCCGGCCGGCGCTGCGCAGCCCGCTGCGCAGGCGGCGGCCGACCCGGATGACCGGACGGCCGGGCCGGCCGCGGCGCCGAGCGCCGCCGCGTCCGACTCCGTGACGGTGGGGGAGGGCCGGTGA
- the urtA gene encoding urea ABC transporter substrate-binding protein has protein sequence MSTLLVATGCAEDPSEGGSGSGDTIKVGILHSLSGTMAISEVTVKDAELLAIEEINAAGGVLGKQIEPVIEDGASDWPTFAEKAQKLISQDKVATVFGGWTSASRKAMLPVFERNKALLWYPVQYEGLESSPYIFYTGATTNQQIVPGLDYLKEQGKKSIFLVGSDYVFPRTANKIIKAYAEANGMSVVGEEYTPLGHTEYSTVVNKLQQASPDAVFNTLNGDSNVAFFKQLRSAGITAEAMPTVSVSVAEEEVVGIGPENVAGHLVAWNYYQTTEGARNTAFVEAFKAKYGANKVTSDPMEAGYNAVYLWAEAVKKAGSTDVEEVKKAAGGITLDAPEGTVTIDGENQHVFKTARIGLVQPDGQIKEVWNSGQPIKPDPYLKGYPWATGLS, from the coding sequence TTGTCGACACTGCTGGTCGCCACCGGCTGCGCCGAAGACCCATCGGAGGGTGGCAGCGGCTCGGGTGACACCATCAAGGTGGGAATCCTGCACTCGCTGAGCGGCACCATGGCCATCAGCGAGGTGACCGTCAAGGACGCGGAACTACTCGCCATCGAGGAAATCAACGCCGCCGGTGGCGTACTGGGTAAGCAGATCGAGCCCGTCATCGAGGACGGCGCGTCGGACTGGCCCACCTTTGCCGAGAAGGCCCAGAAGCTCATCTCACAGGACAAGGTCGCCACCGTCTTCGGTGGCTGGACGTCGGCCAGCCGCAAGGCGATGCTGCCGGTGTTCGAACGCAACAAGGCGCTGCTGTGGTACCCGGTGCAGTACGAGGGGCTGGAGAGCTCGCCGTACATCTTCTACACCGGAGCCACCACCAACCAGCAGATCGTGCCCGGCCTGGACTACCTCAAGGAGCAGGGCAAGAAGTCGATCTTCCTGGTCGGCAGCGACTACGTCTTCCCGCGTACCGCCAACAAGATCATCAAGGCGTACGCCGAGGCGAACGGCATGTCCGTCGTCGGCGAGGAGTACACCCCGCTCGGCCACACCGAGTACAGCACGGTGGTGAACAAGCTCCAGCAGGCCAGCCCGGACGCCGTCTTCAACACCCTCAACGGCGACAGCAACGTCGCCTTCTTCAAGCAGCTGCGCAGCGCGGGGATCACCGCCGAGGCGATGCCGACGGTGTCGGTAAGCGTCGCCGAGGAGGAGGTCGTCGGCATCGGTCCGGAGAACGTGGCCGGACACCTGGTGGCCTGGAACTACTACCAGACCACCGAGGGGGCGCGGAACACCGCCTTCGTGGAGGCGTTCAAGGCCAAGTACGGCGCGAACAAGGTCACCTCCGACCCGATGGAGGCCGGCTACAACGCCGTCTACCTCTGGGCCGAGGCGGTCAAGAAGGCCGGCAGCACCGACGTCGAGGAGGTCAAGAAGGCCGCCGGGGGCATCACTCTGGACGCCCCCGAGGGCACCGTCACCATCGACGGCGAGAACCAGCACGTCTTCAAGACCGCGCGGATCGGCCTGGTGCAGCCCGACGGCCAGATCAAGGAGGTCTGGAACTCCGGCCAGCCGATCAAACCCGACCCCTACCTGAAGGGCTATCCCTGGGCCACCGGCCTGTCCTGA
- the urtE gene encoding urea ABC transporter ATP-binding subunit UrtE, which produces MLTVKGLDVAYGRAQVLFGVDLAAPAGALVCVMGRNGVGKTTLLKAITGVLPVRAGQILFNGQDITKLKTHQRVRLGLGYVPQGHETFPQLTVWENLQVAVEAAGGAADRGAVDEALDLFPALPALLRRRAGFLSGGQQQQLAIARALVTRPKMLLLDEPTEGIQPSIILEIEEAVERLHTQAGLAILLVEQYLDLALRLADRFVILDAGEVVRSGDREELRDSSVHQLLSV; this is translated from the coding sequence ATGCTTACCGTCAAGGGACTCGACGTCGCGTACGGCCGGGCGCAGGTGCTCTTCGGGGTCGACCTGGCGGCGCCGGCCGGCGCCCTGGTCTGCGTGATGGGCCGCAACGGGGTCGGCAAGACGACCCTGCTCAAGGCCATCACCGGGGTGCTGCCGGTGCGCGCCGGCCAGATCCTCTTCAACGGCCAGGACATCACCAAACTCAAGACCCACCAACGGGTACGCCTCGGGCTCGGCTACGTGCCGCAGGGTCACGAGACGTTCCCGCAGCTCACCGTCTGGGAGAACCTGCAGGTGGCGGTCGAGGCGGCCGGCGGGGCGGCGGACCGGGGCGCGGTGGACGAGGCCCTCGACCTCTTCCCGGCCCTGCCGGCGCTGCTGCGCCGCCGGGCCGGGTTCCTCTCCGGCGGGCAGCAGCAGCAGCTCGCCATCGCCCGGGCGCTCGTCACCCGGCCGAAGATGCTGCTGCTGGACGAGCCGACCGAGGGTATCCAGCCGTCCATCATCCTGGAGATCGAGGAGGCGGTGGAGCGGCTGCACACCCAGGCCGGGCTGGCGATCCTGCTGGTCGAGCAGTATCTCGACCTGGCCCTGCGGCTGGCCGACCGGTTCGTCATCCTGGACGCCGGCGAGGTGGTCCGCTCCGGTGACCGGGAGGAGCTGCGGGACTCCTCCGTACACCAGTTGTTGTCGGTCTGA
- a CDS encoding PaaI family thioesterase, with protein sequence MTQTQEPGQRDQPGQRDQPGAGATTRSRTFSWADPLANAALSGHRSGLEMLQAMIAGELAGPPVMNLLDMSRMTAEEGRVTVEMVPQEFHYNPLGTVHGGVLSTLLDTAAACAVHSTLPAGVAYTTLDLNVKFLRPVTVASGLLRGEGLVLQRGRRTALAEARLTDDAGRLVAHATSSCLILEPTAG encoded by the coding sequence ATGACACAGACCCAGGAGCCGGGGCAGCGCGACCAGCCGGGGCAGCGCGACCAGCCGGGAGCCGGCGCCACCACCCGCAGCCGCACCTTCTCCTGGGCGGACCCACTGGCCAACGCGGCGCTGTCCGGCCACCGGTCCGGGCTGGAGATGCTCCAGGCGATGATCGCCGGTGAGCTGGCCGGGCCGCCGGTGATGAACCTGCTCGACATGAGCCGGATGACCGCCGAGGAGGGCCGGGTGACCGTCGAGATGGTCCCCCAGGAGTTCCACTACAACCCGCTCGGCACGGTGCACGGCGGGGTGCTCTCCACCCTGCTGGACACCGCCGCCGCCTGCGCGGTGCACTCCACCCTGCCGGCCGGCGTCGCCTACACCACCCTGGACCTGAACGTGAAGTTCCTCCGGCCGGTGACGGTCGCCTCGGGGCTGCTGCGCGGCGAGGGCCTGGTGCTGCAGCGGGGCCGGCGCACGGCACTGGCCGAGGCGCGGCTCACCGATGACGCCGGCCGACTGGTCGCCCACGCCACCTCGTCCTGCCTGATCCTCGAACCCACCGCCGGCTGA
- the hisS gene encoding histidine--tRNA ligase gives MSKPTPISGFPEWAPPQRMIEQYVLERIRRTFELYGFAPLETRAVEPLDQLLRKGETSKEVYLVRRLQGDPDEPAGDDGLGLHFDLTVPFARYVLENAGRLQFPFRRYQIQKVWRGERPQEGRYREFLQADIDVVDRDTLSPHYEAEFPLVIGDALGGLPLGQADGALPIRIQVNNRKICEGFYLGIGLTDPDAALRAVDRLDRVGPDRVAALLVETAGATEAQAKACLALAEISAADASFADAVAALGVRHPLLDEGVAELVRVIETAAGHAPGLCVADLRIARGLDYYTGTVYETQLLGYERFGSVCSGGRYDNLATAGTARFPGVGISVGVTRLLGLLFGADALSISRSVPTCVLVALVDEERRTQSDRIAAALRARGIPTEVAPSAAKFGKQIRYAERRGIPYVWFPGAGDGAEAGDTVKDIRSGDQVSAAADSWQPPAEDLLPRVG, from the coding sequence ATGAGCAAGCCGACGCCGATCTCCGGCTTCCCCGAGTGGGCGCCGCCGCAACGGATGATCGAGCAGTACGTCCTGGAGCGGATCCGCCGCACCTTCGAGCTGTACGGGTTCGCGCCGCTGGAGACCCGGGCGGTGGAGCCGCTGGACCAGCTGCTGCGCAAGGGCGAGACCTCCAAGGAGGTCTACCTCGTACGCCGGCTGCAGGGCGACCCCGACGAGCCCGCCGGTGACGACGGCCTGGGCCTGCACTTCGACCTGACCGTGCCGTTCGCCCGGTACGTGCTGGAGAACGCCGGCCGGTTGCAGTTCCCGTTCCGCCGCTACCAGATCCAGAAGGTGTGGCGGGGCGAGCGGCCGCAGGAGGGGCGGTACCGGGAGTTCCTGCAGGCCGACATCGACGTGGTCGACCGGGACACCCTCTCGCCGCACTACGAGGCGGAGTTCCCGCTGGTCATCGGCGACGCGCTCGGTGGGCTGCCGCTGGGCCAGGCCGACGGCGCGTTGCCGATCCGGATCCAGGTCAACAACCGGAAGATCTGCGAGGGCTTCTATCTGGGCATCGGGTTGACCGACCCGGACGCGGCGCTGCGGGCGGTGGACCGGCTGGACCGGGTCGGGCCGGACCGGGTCGCCGCGCTGCTGGTGGAGACGGCCGGGGCGACCGAGGCGCAGGCCAAGGCGTGTCTGGCGCTGGCCGAGATCTCCGCCGCGGACGCCTCGTTCGCCGACGCGGTGGCCGCGCTGGGGGTGCGGCACCCGCTGCTCGACGAGGGGGTCGCCGAGCTGGTCCGGGTGATCGAGACGGCCGCCGGGCACGCCCCCGGGCTCTGCGTCGCCGACCTGCGCATCGCCCGGGGCCTGGACTACTACACCGGTACGGTGTACGAGACGCAGCTGCTCGGCTACGAGCGGTTCGGCTCGGTCTGCTCGGGTGGCCGCTACGACAACCTGGCCACCGCCGGCACCGCCCGGTTCCCGGGGGTGGGCATCTCGGTCGGCGTCACCCGGCTGCTCGGGCTGCTGTTCGGCGCGGACGCGCTGTCGATCTCGCGATCCGTGCCGACCTGTGTGCTGGTCGCGCTCGTCGACGAAGAGCGGCGGACGCAGAGCGACCGGATCGCGGCAGCGCTGCGCGCCCGGGGGATTCCGACCGAGGTCGCGCCGTCGGCGGCGAAGTTCGGCAAGCAGATCCGGTACGCCGAGCGGCGCGGCATCCCGTACGTCTGGTTCCCCGGCGCGGGTGATGGGGCCGAGGCGGGGGACACCGTCAAGGACATCCGCTCCGGCGACCAGGTGTCCGCCGCGGCGGACTCCTGGCAGCCGCCGGCCGAGGACCTCCTGCCCCGGGTCGGCTGA
- the urtD gene encoding urea ABC transporter ATP-binding protein UrtD, whose translation MTGQLEVRGLNVVFDGFQALTDLDFTVQPGELRFLIGPNGAGKTTLIDVITGRTRPASGSVRFNGQELVGRREHRIVRLGIGRTFQTSVVFEELSVLDNLDLAVNFRRPLTALLRRRREVSDEVAAALATTGLTELADRPAGVLSHGQRQWLEIGMLIVQRPSLLLLDEPVAGMSRGERERTGDLLREVAKDHTVVVIEHDMEFLRRFASTVTVLHEGRLLCEGTVAQVQADPRVQQVYLGRTREESTELVQEAL comes from the coding sequence GTGACCGGACAACTGGAGGTACGCGGACTCAACGTCGTCTTCGACGGGTTCCAGGCCCTGACCGACCTGGACTTCACCGTGCAGCCGGGTGAGTTGCGGTTCCTGATCGGCCCGAACGGGGCCGGCAAGACCACCCTGATCGACGTGATCACCGGCCGTACCCGGCCCGCCTCGGGTTCGGTGCGGTTCAACGGCCAGGAGCTGGTCGGCCGGCGCGAACACCGGATCGTCCGGCTCGGCATCGGCCGGACCTTCCAGACCTCGGTGGTCTTCGAGGAGCTCTCCGTCCTGGACAATCTGGATCTCGCGGTCAACTTCCGGCGGCCCCTGACGGCGCTGCTGCGCCGGCGTCGGGAGGTCTCCGACGAGGTCGCGGCGGCGCTGGCCACCACCGGCCTGACGGAGCTTGCCGACCGGCCGGCCGGGGTGCTCTCGCACGGTCAGCGGCAGTGGCTGGAGATCGGCATGCTGATCGTCCAGCGGCCCAGCCTGCTGCTGCTCGACGAGCCGGTGGCCGGGATGAGCCGCGGCGAACGGGAACGCACCGGCGACCTGCTCCGTGAGGTGGCCAAGGACCACACCGTGGTGGTGATCGAGCACGACATGGAGTTCCTGCGCCGGTTCGCCAGCACGGTGACGGTCCTGCACGAGGGCCGCCTGCTCTGCGAGGGGACCGTCGCGCAGGTGCAGGCCGACCCGCGGGTGCAGCAGGTCTACCTCGGCCGGACCCGCGAGGAGAGCACCGAACTCGTCCAGGAGGCGTTGTAG
- a CDS encoding helix-turn-helix domain-containing protein yields MRPAALDWSVDNCTIARAMAILGERWTVVVLREVFNGVRRFDDMRERTGVPRQVLTNRLAMLVEEGLLRREPYREPGARARHEYRLTPKGLDLWPVLVAILEWGDRYLADPGGPALTTEHRDCGARVGVVLRCADGHDVASARDVLPRPGPGARPRYATGMASATS; encoded by the coding sequence ATGAGACCTGCGGCACTGGACTGGTCGGTCGACAACTGCACCATCGCCCGCGCGATGGCGATCCTCGGCGAGCGCTGGACCGTGGTCGTGCTGCGCGAGGTCTTCAACGGCGTACGCCGGTTCGACGACATGCGGGAGCGCACCGGCGTACCCCGGCAGGTGCTGACCAACCGGCTGGCCATGCTGGTGGAGGAGGGCCTGCTGCGGCGGGAGCCCTACCGGGAGCCGGGCGCCCGCGCCCGGCACGAGTACCGGCTCACCCCGAAGGGCCTGGACCTCTGGCCGGTGCTGGTCGCCATCCTGGAGTGGGGGGACCGGTACCTCGCCGACCCGGGCGGGCCGGCGCTGACCACGGAACACCGTGACTGCGGCGCCCGGGTGGGTGTGGTGCTGCGCTGCGCGGACGGGCACGACGTCGCCTCGGCCCGGGACGTGCTGCCCCGCCCCGGGCCCGGCGCCCGGCCGCGCTACGCGACCGGGATGGCGTCCGCTACCAGTTGA
- a CDS encoding SGNH/GDSL hydrolase family protein: MPLVRRTLTLVAATVALVLVATSPATADPGPAPTSMASMGDSITRGFNACGWYVDCTARSFSTGSYTSVNSHYLRIRSVNSGINGRNYNVGETGAKSADMPGQADAAVSRGAQYVTILIGANDACTSSESTMTPVGTYRANLDNALGRLKAGLPNARVLLISVPDIHRLWAVGRTSSSARLAWSLFGICQSMLANPTSTAQADVDRRNRVRQRVIDFNGQLAQACAAYGSNCRFDGNAVFGYQFTLGQLSSWDYFHPNTTGQQVLASVSYPAGFNW; the protein is encoded by the coding sequence ATGCCCCTCGTCCGTCGTACGCTCACCCTCGTCGCCGCCACGGTGGCACTCGTCCTCGTCGCCACCAGCCCGGCGACCGCCGATCCCGGTCCCGCGCCGACCTCGATGGCCAGCATGGGCGACTCGATCACCCGCGGCTTCAACGCCTGCGGCTGGTACGTCGACTGCACCGCCCGCTCCTTCAGCACCGGCAGCTACACCTCGGTCAACAGCCACTACCTGCGGATCAGGTCGGTCAACTCCGGCATCAACGGCCGCAACTACAACGTCGGCGAGACCGGCGCCAAGTCGGCCGACATGCCCGGCCAGGCCGACGCCGCCGTCTCCCGGGGCGCCCAGTACGTCACGATCCTGATCGGCGCCAACGACGCCTGCACCAGCTCCGAGTCGACGATGACCCCGGTCGGCACCTACCGCGCCAACCTCGACAACGCGTTGGGCCGGCTGAAGGCCGGCCTGCCGAACGCCCGGGTGCTGCTGATCAGCGTCCCGGACATCCACCGACTCTGGGCGGTCGGCCGGACCAGTTCGTCGGCGCGGCTCGCCTGGTCGCTCTTCGGCATCTGCCAGTCGATGCTGGCCAACCCCACCTCGACCGCCCAGGCCGACGTGGACCGGCGCAACCGGGTCCGGCAGCGGGTGATCGACTTCAACGGCCAGCTCGCCCAGGCGTGTGCCGCGTACGGGTCGAACTGCCGGTTCGACGGCAACGCGGTCTTCGGTTACCAGTTCACCCTCGGCCAGTTGTCCAGCTGGGACTACTTCCACCCGAACACCACCGGGCAGCAGGTGCTGGCCAGCGTCTCCTACCCGGCCGGCTTCAACTGGTAG
- a CDS encoding acyl-ACP desaturase — protein MTASATPRTPQLSQEALLIELEPVVERNLERHLSLAKEWFPHEYVPWSEGRTFDGLLGGEAWSPTDSTIPEVARTALIVNLLTEDNLPSYHRQIATLFGRDRAWGTWVDRWTAEEGRHGIVIRDYLTVTRAVDPVALERARMVHMSTGYSNSHDDEVLHSLAYVSFQELATRISHRNTGKATGDPRCEQLLARVAADENLHMVFYRNLLAAAFELAPSQAMRAVADVVADFQMPGAGIEGFARKSVAIALAGIYDLRQHRDEVLQPVLRQWDVWNVTGLDADGEAAREELAAQLDGLEQSASRFEEKRDARRSRLADRIG, from the coding sequence GTGACCGCCAGTGCGACCCCCCGCACCCCCCAGCTCAGCCAGGAAGCCCTGCTCATCGAGCTGGAGCCGGTCGTCGAGCGCAACCTGGAACGGCATCTGAGCCTGGCCAAGGAGTGGTTCCCGCACGAGTACGTGCCGTGGAGCGAGGGGCGGACCTTCGACGGGCTGCTCGGTGGCGAGGCGTGGTCGCCGACCGACTCCACCATCCCGGAGGTGGCCCGGACCGCCCTGATCGTGAACCTGCTGACCGAGGACAACCTGCCGTCGTACCACCGCCAGATCGCCACCCTGTTCGGTCGCGACCGCGCCTGGGGGACCTGGGTGGACCGGTGGACCGCGGAGGAGGGCCGGCACGGCATCGTGATCCGCGACTACCTGACCGTCACCCGGGCGGTGGACCCGGTGGCGCTGGAGCGGGCCCGGATGGTGCACATGTCGACCGGCTACAGCAACTCGCACGACGACGAGGTGCTGCACTCGCTGGCGTACGTCTCCTTCCAGGAGCTGGCCACCCGGATCTCGCACCGCAACACCGGCAAGGCGACCGGCGATCCGCGCTGTGAGCAGTTGCTGGCCCGGGTGGCCGCCGACGAGAACCTGCACATGGTCTTCTACCGCAACCTGCTCGCCGCCGCCTTCGAGCTCGCGCCGAGTCAGGCGATGCGCGCGGTGGCCGACGTGGTCGCCGACTTCCAGATGCCGGGCGCCGGGATCGAGGGGTTCGCCCGCAAGTCGGTGGCGATCGCGCTGGCCGGCATCTACGACCTGCGCCAGCACCGCGACGAGGTGCTGCAGCCGGTGCTGCGGCAGTGGGACGTCTGGAACGTCACCGGCCTGGACGCCGACGGCGAGGCGGCCCGGGAGGAGCTGGCCGCGCAGCTCGACGGGTTGGAGCAGTCGGCGTCGCGGTTCGAGGAGAAGCGCGACGCCCGCCGGTCCCGGCTCGCCGACCGGATCGGCTGA